A DNA window from Polyangiaceae bacterium contains the following coding sequences:
- a CDS encoding carbohydrate-binding family 9-like protein — translation MRVFLCHEILARRVVLLSLVAASACSRSTDRLGPTVDRSGGDLPTLSVPRTDSAPVIDGDLTDEAWQRAASTGPFVSPASGKPTPGSKVRARARLLYDASHLFIAFEVLDEAPVSAFRADEEDPHVWSSASGVEMMLAPGDHDDNRDYFEVQIEVGGAVWDTHFDDYNKPIRHLPLSKKKRFGRQEWKSGIERATRRESWGYSVELSLPFAMLRTAREAKAPAAGAVWRMNFYSFRDGQGDALAWSPLLGKGNFHRASRFGRVTFQQ, via the coding sequence GTGCGAGTGTTCCTTTGCCATGAGATTCTGGCCCGCCGCGTCGTGCTTCTGTCCCTCGTCGCAGCCAGCGCCTGCAGTCGCTCCACGGATCGACTGGGTCCGACGGTGGATCGCTCCGGGGGTGACCTGCCGACGCTGAGCGTGCCACGTACGGACAGCGCTCCCGTCATTGATGGCGACCTCACCGACGAAGCGTGGCAACGCGCCGCCAGCACCGGTCCGTTCGTTTCACCCGCTAGCGGCAAGCCGACTCCCGGTTCGAAAGTGCGTGCACGCGCGCGCCTGCTTTACGACGCTTCGCACCTGTTCATCGCCTTCGAGGTGCTGGACGAAGCGCCCGTGTCCGCATTCCGTGCCGACGAGGAAGACCCGCACGTCTGGTCCAGCGCGTCCGGGGTAGAAATGATGCTCGCGCCCGGCGACCACGACGACAATCGCGACTACTTCGAAGTGCAGATCGAAGTGGGTGGCGCAGTATGGGATACGCACTTCGACGACTACAACAAGCCTATCCGACACCTGCCGCTCTCGAAAAAGAAGCGTTTTGGACGCCAGGAGTGGAAGAGCGGCATCGAGCGCGCCACACGGCGAGAATCCTGGGGCTACAGCGTGGAACTTTCACTCCCCTTCGCAATGCTGCGCACAGCCCGCGAAGCCAAAGCACCTGCGGCCGGCGCGGTGTGGCGCATGAACTTCTATTCCTTTCGCGATGGCCAGGGCGACGCGCTGGCGTGGTCTCCGCTGCTGGGCAAGGGCAACTTCCACCGCGCCTCGCGCTTCGGGCGCGTGACCTTCCAGCAGTGA
- a CDS encoding DUF3344 domain-containing protein, with product MNLRHPRLRLATSLGLLASSASLLASAAPPKLRHQADQQGDVVVLGSTLALDCSADVPAPPAGTNTACASQVSIADTAPDLYWRDNLANTTVTPETARTSATLVLPPGAQVTYARLYWSALKVGADADKQVTFDMNGGAVANVTADDSWVESYGFATHPDWYYYQSTADVTSIVAAAGAGDYRVTGVSALPLTGIEVDRAFSAWTLVVFYDNQGDELRNLALFDGFTSIDPGLAGQEKAEVTLSGFLVPPGFSARMTAFTYEGDTVYTGDSFTFNGQKLSNAENPIDNFFNGGRSYLGNPVSGALDVPKLSGKPGTMAGYDLDTADVTSLVKAGDSKAIVGAASDLDIFLLGGFVTSVTNKAPDYLGFSKSATDLNGGALRPGDEVEYVLSAKNGGNDPSVGTVLTDVLDSGLDFVPGSLELVAGGAIGLKTDAVDGDEAEYDAATRTVRVRLGVGASASAGGTVAVGETVTVRFRVKVLAQTGTIPNQGEIKASGESGSPEKSWLSDGDPLTPGTQPTNITVEECDDSSQCPASKPYCDPGTKTCQPCGNDSHCTNPAAPACQPDGTCGECSETNSTLCPASKPVCNTLKGQCAPCNPGAPGQCVNDPFGPVCKVDPNNDSFCGCDEDSDCGGPMSGRVCDVGKTDKCMDGCRGTDGNSCPTGYECTSQDASIGQCVPTSGNGAPAESGDDGSCGCRTPGGDRAPVSGGLLLLAGLASLAQRRRRRAARGRSARG from the coding sequence ATGAACCTACGTCACCCTCGGCTCCGTCTCGCCACCAGTCTCGGATTGCTGGCTTCTTCGGCTTCATTGCTGGCGAGCGCGGCGCCTCCCAAGCTGCGCCACCAGGCCGATCAGCAGGGTGACGTGGTGGTGCTCGGGAGCACCTTGGCGCTCGATTGCTCCGCTGACGTCCCGGCACCGCCAGCTGGAACGAACACTGCGTGCGCGTCACAGGTGTCGATCGCCGACACCGCTCCTGACCTGTACTGGCGTGACAACCTCGCCAACACCACGGTCACGCCGGAGACAGCACGAACCAGTGCCACGCTGGTGCTCCCGCCGGGCGCGCAAGTGACCTACGCCCGCCTCTACTGGTCCGCGCTCAAGGTCGGAGCCGACGCGGACAAGCAAGTCACCTTCGACATGAACGGTGGGGCCGTGGCCAACGTCACTGCCGACGACTCCTGGGTGGAGAGCTACGGCTTCGCGACGCACCCGGATTGGTACTACTACCAGTCCACCGCTGACGTGACGTCGATCGTCGCGGCCGCAGGCGCCGGTGACTACCGCGTGACTGGAGTGAGCGCACTGCCGCTCACGGGCATCGAGGTGGACCGCGCGTTCTCCGCCTGGACCCTGGTCGTGTTCTACGACAATCAGGGCGACGAGTTACGCAACTTGGCGCTTTTCGACGGCTTCACTTCGATCGATCCCGGTTTGGCGGGCCAGGAAAAAGCCGAAGTCACGCTGAGCGGCTTTCTCGTGCCGCCGGGGTTTTCGGCGCGTATGACGGCCTTCACCTACGAAGGTGACACCGTCTACACGGGCGACTCTTTCACCTTCAATGGTCAAAAGCTGTCGAACGCGGAGAACCCGATCGACAACTTCTTCAACGGCGGTCGCAGCTACTTGGGCAACCCCGTGAGCGGCGCGCTGGATGTTCCGAAACTCAGCGGCAAGCCGGGAACGATGGCTGGCTACGATCTGGACACCGCCGACGTCACGTCCTTGGTGAAGGCCGGAGACAGCAAGGCGATCGTGGGCGCTGCCAGCGACTTGGACATCTTCCTGCTGGGCGGCTTCGTCACTTCGGTCACGAACAAAGCGCCCGACTACCTCGGCTTCAGCAAGAGCGCGACGGATCTGAACGGCGGCGCGCTGCGACCGGGCGACGAAGTGGAGTACGTGCTGTCCGCAAAGAATGGCGGCAACGATCCGTCAGTCGGTACGGTGCTCACGGACGTGCTCGACAGTGGGCTCGACTTCGTGCCGGGTTCCCTGGAGCTGGTGGCGGGCGGCGCGATTGGACTGAAGACCGACGCGGTGGACGGCGACGAAGCGGAATACGACGCTGCGACCCGCACCGTTCGCGTTCGCCTGGGCGTGGGCGCCTCGGCCAGCGCTGGCGGCACTGTGGCGGTGGGCGAAACCGTCACCGTTCGCTTCCGCGTGAAGGTGCTGGCGCAGACCGGCACCATCCCGAACCAGGGCGAAATCAAGGCCAGTGGCGAGAGCGGCAGCCCCGAAAAGTCTTGGCTCTCGGACGGCGATCCCCTCACGCCGGGCACCCAACCCACGAACATCACCGTCGAGGAATGCGACGACAGTTCGCAGTGCCCCGCGTCGAAGCCCTACTGCGATCCAGGCACCAAGACCTGCCAGCCTTGCGGCAACGACTCCCACTGCACGAACCCCGCGGCGCCGGCCTGCCAACCCGACGGCACCTGCGGTGAGTGCTCGGAGACGAACTCGACGCTCTGTCCGGCGTCGAAGCCCGTGTGCAACACCCTCAAGGGTCAGTGTGCGCCCTGCAATCCCGGCGCGCCCGGCCAGTGCGTGAACGACCCCTTCGGCCCAGTGTGCAAGGTGGATCCGAACAACGATTCGTTCTGCGGCTGCGACGAGGACAGCGACTGCGGCGGTCCCATGAGCGGGCGCGTGTGCGACGTCGGCAAGACCGACAAGTGCATGGACGGCTGCCGCGGGACGGACGGCAACAGCTGCCCCACGGGCTACGAGTGCACCAGCCAAGACGCCAGCATCGGTCAGTGCGTGCCGACGTCTGGCAACGGCGCGCCCGCCGAGAGCGGCGATGACGGCAGCTGTGGCTGCCGCACTCCCGGTGGCGATCGCGCGCCCGTGAGCGGCGGACTGCTGCTCTTGGCGGGTCTCGCCTCCCTGGCGCAGCGCCGCCGTCGTCGGGCAGCCCGCGGCCGCAGTGCCCGAGGGTGA
- a CDS encoding radical SAM protein produces the protein MAGIAASRLQVLSDRPIPLLVVWEITLRCDQRCRFCGTRAGKGHPEELSTEEALGVIEQLAQMGTREIAVHGGEAYLRKDFVQIMAAIADRGMAATMVTGGRGMSEALAGQLAAAGVAAVSVSLDGDAATHDELRGVEGSHAAALSAMRTLRKAGVPVGCNTQINRRNMGKLDAIAECFVPEGAYGWQVQLMIPMGRAADAEDLWLQPYDLLEVMPGIMRARARCQRDGVPLWPGNNVGYFGPYEHLLRRDRSRTGFSSGCGGGIRTMGIEANGDIKGCSAMASKGFVGGNLREQPIADIWDHAPELQFTRGFVLDDLWGECRRCYYATTCKGGCLWTSSTLLGRTGNNPYCHHRALELLLRGKRERLALIEAAPGELRDTARFELIEEDAPADWAREVEAHAARDAAPAP, from the coding sequence ATGGCTGGAATTGCGGCGAGTCGCCTACAAGTGCTCTCCGATCGCCCCATACCCCTGCTGGTGGTGTGGGAGATCACGCTGCGTTGCGATCAGCGCTGCCGTTTCTGCGGCACACGGGCGGGAAAGGGCCATCCCGAGGAGCTATCCACCGAGGAGGCACTCGGCGTCATCGAGCAGCTGGCGCAAATGGGGACGCGAGAGATCGCGGTCCACGGCGGCGAAGCGTACCTGCGCAAGGACTTCGTCCAAATCATGGCGGCCATAGCCGACCGCGGCATGGCGGCGACGATGGTGACCGGCGGGCGAGGCATGTCCGAAGCGCTTGCAGGACAGCTAGCCGCTGCTGGTGTCGCCGCCGTGAGTGTTTCCCTCGACGGCGACGCCGCTACTCACGACGAGCTTCGCGGCGTGGAAGGCAGCCACGCCGCTGCCCTTTCTGCGATGCGCACGCTGCGGAAGGCGGGTGTGCCGGTGGGCTGCAACACGCAGATCAATCGTCGCAACATGGGCAAGCTGGACGCGATCGCCGAATGCTTCGTGCCAGAGGGAGCCTACGGCTGGCAGGTGCAGTTGATGATTCCCATGGGGCGCGCCGCCGATGCCGAAGATCTGTGGCTTCAGCCCTACGATCTGCTCGAAGTGATGCCTGGGATCATGCGGGCCCGCGCGCGGTGTCAGCGCGACGGCGTGCCGCTGTGGCCTGGCAACAACGTTGGCTACTTCGGCCCCTACGAGCACTTGCTGCGCCGTGATCGTTCGCGCACTGGATTCTCCAGTGGTTGCGGCGGAGGAATTCGCACCATGGGCATCGAAGCCAATGGTGACATCAAGGGTTGCTCCGCGATGGCGTCGAAGGGGTTCGTGGGCGGCAACCTCCGCGAGCAACCGATCGCGGACATCTGGGACCACGCACCGGAGCTGCAGTTCACGCGCGGCTTCGTGCTCGACGACCTCTGGGGAGAGTGTCGGCGCTGCTACTACGCCACCACCTGCAAGGGTGGCTGCCTGTGGACGTCCAGCACGCTGCTCGGACGCACCGGGAACAACCCCTATTGCCACCATCGCGCCCTCGAGCTGCTGCTACGGGGCAAGCGCGAACGCCTGGCGCTGATCGAGGCTGCGCCCGGCGAGCTGCGCGACACTGCGCGTTTCGAGTTGATCGAGGAGGACGCGCCAGCAGACTGGGCGCGCGAGGTCGAGGCCCACGCGGCGCGCGATGCTGCCCCCGCCCCCTGA
- a CDS encoding DUF924 family protein has product MVTEQNVLDFWYGPLREDGSVAPDRAKRWWKKDPSFDALIAEQFGETLAAARRGECEHWATTPEGRTALVILLDQFSRNAHRDTPDAFAADPRALSHASAAADAGELLRLPALYGYFLLMPFMHSEDIATQERGVALFSELANATPAGPPKQSLVGAVDFAKRHRDIVQRFGRFPHRNAILGRESSAEEVEFLKQPGSSF; this is encoded by the coding sequence ATGGTGACCGAGCAGAACGTTCTCGACTTCTGGTACGGCCCGCTGCGCGAGGACGGCAGTGTGGCTCCGGATCGCGCCAAGCGCTGGTGGAAGAAGGACCCGAGCTTCGATGCGCTGATCGCCGAGCAGTTCGGCGAGACCTTGGCGGCTGCACGTCGAGGAGAATGCGAACACTGGGCTACGACGCCGGAGGGGCGCACTGCGCTCGTGATTCTGCTGGATCAGTTCTCACGCAACGCACACCGTGACACTCCCGACGCCTTCGCCGCGGATCCACGCGCACTTTCTCACGCCTCTGCCGCTGCGGACGCGGGGGAGCTTCTGCGATTGCCCGCGCTCTACGGCTATTTCCTGCTGATGCCGTTCATGCACTCGGAGGACATCGCAACTCAGGAACGCGGCGTAGCGCTGTTTTCGGAACTCGCGAACGCGACGCCAGCGGGCCCCCCGAAACAGTCCCTGGTGGGAGCGGTCGACTTCGCCAAGCGCCACCGGGACATCGTGCAGCGCTTCGGGCGCTTCCCCCATCGCAACGCGATCCTCGGCCGCGAAAGCAGCGCCGAAGAAGTCGAATTCTTGAAGCAGCCCGGCTCGAGTTTCTGA